In Verrucomicrobiota bacterium, a single window of DNA contains:
- a CDS encoding alkaline phosphatase family protein, with protein MKPRVDLFVFADALGWSQVTRRDYLQDLLPQRHPCETLFGYSSTCDPTILTGTLPQEHGHFSFFVKAQAASPFQALAPLGLLPHLVAGNHRIRNRASRWVARAKGYTGYFQLYSVPFSKLPYLDYTEKDDIYEPGGIRGGQRTIFQDWTASGRPWLRSDWRQGDAANIAQAKTALEKGEVELLYLFTAKLDATMHRYGTAHPEVDAAFENFAQDLRDLADLASRHYREVRLHLFADHGMADVHTCSDLLLRWNREVGLRYGRDYIAVWDSTMARFWFETEAAREEGLAFLGSQKDGQLLSDAQLAAWHCLFPERTYGEHFYLLPPGSLFVPSFLNQRKVTGMHGYTPEHPDSTACWLTNCETSPVTNLAQIHPVMQAAAQR; from the coding sequence ATGAAACCGCGGGTCGACCTCTTCGTCTTCGCGGACGCGCTCGGATGGTCGCAGGTCACCCGGCGAGATTACCTCCAGGACCTCCTTCCCCAGCGCCATCCCTGCGAGACCCTCTTTGGCTATTCCTCGACCTGTGACCCCACCATCCTGACGGGGACCCTGCCGCAGGAACACGGTCATTTCTCCTTCTTCGTGAAGGCCCAGGCCGCCTCCCCCTTCCAGGCCCTGGCTCCGCTTGGACTCCTGCCCCATTTGGTCGCAGGCAACCACCGTATCCGCAACCGCGCCAGCCGCTGGGTCGCGCGGGCCAAAGGCTACACCGGCTACTTTCAGCTCTACTCCGTCCCCTTCTCGAAACTGCCCTACCTCGACTACACCGAGAAAGACGACATCTACGAACCCGGTGGCATCCGTGGAGGGCAGCGCACCATCTTCCAGGACTGGACCGCCAGCGGGCGCCCTTGGTTGCGCTCCGATTGGCGGCAAGGAGATGCCGCCAACATCGCCCAAGCCAAGACCGCGCTCGAAAAAGGAGAAGTCGAGCTTCTCTACCTCTTCACCGCCAAGCTGGACGCCACCATGCACCGCTATGGGACCGCGCACCCAGAGGTCGATGCCGCCTTTGAAAACTTCGCCCAAGACCTCCGCGACCTGGCCGACCTCGCAAGCCGACACTACCGAGAGGTCCGCCTCCATCTCTTTGCCGACCACGGCATGGCCGATGTCCACACCTGCTCCGATCTCTTGCTCCGTTGGAACCGGGAAGTCGGTCTTCGCTACGGGCGGGACTACATCGCCGTCTGGGACTCCACCATGGCCCGTTTCTGGTTCGAAACCGAAGCCGCCCGGGAAGAAGGGCTGGCCTTCTTGGGGAGCCAAAAAGACGGCCAACTCCTCAGCGATGCGCAGCTGGCCGCCTGGCATTGCCTCTTCCCGGAGCGCACCTATGGCGAGCACTTCTACCTCCTTCCCCCGGGCAGCCTCTTCGTCCCCTCCTTCCTCAATCAGCGCAAGGTCACCGGCATGCACGGCTACACGCCCGAGCATCCCGACAGCACCGCCTGCTGGTTGACGAACTGCGAAACCTCTCCCGTCACCAACCTGGCCCAGATTCATCCCGTCATGCAAGCCGCCGCCCAGCGCTAA
- a CDS encoding response regulator, whose protein sequence is MKKILVAEDDITTTRLYQMHFRRGQLEGFFFDQGKPAIERAAEINPDLAVLDYELPDLQGIEVMRALHAVPGCQDTPVIFVTGRAKPSLIEELKAAGAVEVVGKPFSPLQLIKRIKELLA, encoded by the coding sequence ATGAAAAAGATCCTCGTAGCCGAAGACGACATCACCACGACCCGTCTCTACCAAATGCACTTCCGCCGTGGCCAGCTGGAAGGCTTCTTTTTCGATCAAGGGAAACCCGCCATCGAACGGGCCGCTGAAATCAACCCCGACCTGGCGGTGCTCGACTACGAACTGCCTGACCTCCAAGGCATCGAAGTCATGCGCGCTCTCCACGCCGTCCCCGGCTGCCAAGACACCCCCGTCATCTTCGTGACTGGCCGGGCCAAACCCAGCTTGATCGAAGAGCTGAAGGCGGCCGGGGCCGTCGAAGTCGTAGGCAAGCCCTTCAGCCCCTTGCAGCTCATCAAACGAATTAAAGAACTGCTGGCATGA
- a CDS encoding SpoIIE family protein phosphatase, whose amino-acid sequence MITEADKEILEQPTRLLSVAKSVIPAHPSEVASVRTRFIEFLGSLGISSAEKEGWKLVFTEMVINAIVHGAKQAAAARVTVEWWSDEGQVALAVTDPGLGFDTTRLENAQLPEDPSSENGRGLFILDSFSDQIDPWKGPHGFQLILRKHYDFLNNVLPPNAELERVLDELSACYENLSSFYRLSQSLLESDGAAGFIEAALDDFLVLHPFDSLFIAGMPDLPEGLLAQLSPHDWFLPYGQLPANLAVPIREQKEIIWDDLEDLTAQGLSQLDFSTVQSGCIVPMISGDSYFGSLVALRGPDKPKLFSHDIDSLRTLSDLFGIACANSHLRELRDDSQRSLRELEIAVEIQRQLLPILPAPSSPHYEVIVDQISSLGVAGDYAEAILDSEGNLVVCLIDVMGKGVSAALLASVFRTAFDLCKDLQPIHVLLEAVNDALCRQLGTMTMFVTCAVTRFAKDGSRLEHANAGHCHTLFYDASGKRRELEPSGPPLGLLPGGRYTTEELALVGGEHILFVSDGCYEWDYRGELFGWKRFTEAADRVSELGVRAMWKALQEKIDHHTDSDTRDDDCTLLAVSVKP is encoded by the coding sequence ATGATTACCGAAGCCGACAAGGAAATTCTCGAGCAACCCACGAGACTACTCAGCGTCGCCAAAAGCGTCATCCCGGCCCACCCCAGCGAAGTGGCTTCCGTCCGCACCCGCTTCATCGAGTTCCTGGGAAGCCTGGGCATTTCCAGCGCAGAGAAAGAAGGTTGGAAGCTCGTCTTCACCGAAATGGTCATCAACGCCATCGTCCACGGAGCCAAGCAAGCTGCCGCCGCGCGCGTCACGGTGGAATGGTGGTCGGACGAAGGCCAAGTGGCTCTCGCCGTGACCGATCCCGGCCTCGGCTTCGACACCACCCGCCTGGAAAATGCCCAGCTCCCGGAGGACCCCAGCTCCGAAAATGGACGCGGACTCTTCATTCTGGACTCCTTCTCGGACCAGATCGATCCCTGGAAAGGCCCGCACGGCTTCCAACTCATCTTGCGAAAGCACTACGACTTTCTCAACAATGTCCTCCCGCCCAACGCCGAGCTGGAACGCGTCCTGGACGAACTCTCCGCCTGCTACGAAAACCTCTCATCCTTCTATCGCCTAAGCCAGAGTCTCCTGGAATCGGATGGAGCCGCCGGCTTCATCGAGGCCGCCCTGGACGACTTTCTCGTTCTCCACCCCTTCGATTCCCTCTTCATCGCGGGCATGCCCGACCTGCCCGAAGGGCTCCTGGCCCAGCTTTCGCCACACGACTGGTTTCTGCCCTATGGACAACTGCCGGCTAATCTGGCTGTCCCCATCCGAGAACAAAAGGAAATCATCTGGGACGACCTCGAAGACCTCACTGCCCAAGGGCTATCCCAGCTCGACTTCTCGACCGTCCAATCTGGCTGCATCGTGCCCATGATCTCAGGCGATAGCTACTTCGGCTCGCTCGTGGCCCTGCGGGGACCCGACAAGCCCAAGCTCTTCTCCCACGATATCGATAGCCTCCGCACCCTCTCCGACCTCTTCGGCATCGCCTGCGCCAACAGCCACCTTCGGGAACTGCGGGACGACTCGCAGCGCTCTCTTCGTGAGCTGGAAATCGCCGTCGAAATCCAGCGCCAGCTTCTCCCCATACTGCCCGCGCCCTCCAGTCCTCACTATGAAGTCATCGTCGATCAAATCAGCTCCCTCGGCGTGGCGGGCGATTACGCCGAAGCCATCTTGGATTCCGAAGGCAATCTCGTCGTCTGCTTGATCGACGTCATGGGCAAAGGCGTCTCCGCAGCGCTCTTGGCGAGCGTCTTTCGGACCGCCTTTGATCTCTGCAAAGACTTGCAGCCGATCCACGTCCTGCTGGAAGCGGTCAATGACGCCCTCTGCCGCCAGCTCGGCACCATGACCATGTTCGTGACCTGCGCCGTGACCCGCTTTGCCAAGGATGGCAGCCGCCTCGAACACGCCAACGCCGGCCACTGCCACACCCTCTTCTATGACGCCTCCGGAAAGCGCCGGGAACTGGAGCCCTCCGGCCCCCCTCTCGGGCTCCTTCCCGGCGGCCGCTACACCACCGAAGAACTCGCTCTGGTGGGCGGAGAACACATCCTCTTCGTCTCGGACGGCTGCTACGAGTGGGACTACCGAGGCGAACTCTTCGGCTGGAAACGCTTCACCGAAGCCGCCGATCGCGTGAGCGAGCTGGGAGTCCGGGCCATGTGGAAGGCCCTCCAGGAGAAAATCGACCACCATACCGACAGCGACACCCGGGATGACGATTGCACCCTCCTCGCCGTCTCCGTAAAACCATGA
- a CDS encoding sugar transferase: MSVDPASYWSDASDPKQIRSWARATRRKMWAWQATIQLTRALKRATDLLGGGAALLLLSPIFLVVALLIKKEDGGPIFFGQKRIGEAGRLFRMWKFRSMVPNADQLKDQLLDQNQYGEEGVNFKMKDDPRITKIGRFLRKYSLDELPQFYNVLRGEMSLVGPRPPVVREVQEYNAFHLRRLRARPGITCLWQIGGRSEIDFEGQVRLDLAYMQSAGFWGDLRILLKTVPAVLLGKGAY, translated from the coding sequence ATGTCTGTAGATCCTGCCAGCTACTGGAGTGATGCCTCCGACCCCAAGCAAATCCGGAGTTGGGCTCGTGCCACCCGCCGGAAGATGTGGGCGTGGCAGGCCACCATCCAGCTGACCCGAGCCCTCAAACGGGCGACCGATCTTCTGGGCGGGGGCGCGGCTCTCCTTCTGCTCTCGCCGATCTTCCTGGTGGTGGCGCTGCTCATCAAAAAAGAAGATGGCGGGCCGATTTTCTTTGGGCAGAAGCGGATCGGCGAGGCCGGGCGCCTTTTCCGCATGTGGAAATTCCGCTCCATGGTGCCGAACGCGGATCAGTTGAAAGACCAACTTCTCGACCAAAATCAATATGGTGAAGAAGGCGTGAACTTCAAAATGAAGGACGATCCCCGCATCACCAAAATCGGCCGTTTCCTTCGCAAATACTCTCTCGACGAGCTGCCTCAATTTTACAATGTGCTCCGCGGCGAAATGTCCCTGGTGGGCCCCCGCCCTCCCGTGGTGCGAGAAGTGCAAGAATACAACGCCTTCCATCTGAGAAGGCTGCGGGCCCGGCCGGGCATCACCTGCCTCTGGCAGATTGGCGGGCGTTCGGAGATCGACTTCGAGGGCCAGGTCCGGCTAGACTTGGCCTACATGCAATCGGCCGGCTTTTGGGGCGATCTCCGCATCCTCTTGAAAACCGTCCCTGCCGTCCTCTTGGGCAAGGGCGCCTACTGA
- a CDS encoding STAS domain-containing protein → MFSAEQTDTSIEITLAVESLDASNAPEFKSKLDPLGLEGMEQVKVDCGCLDFVDSSGVGALLNVNNRLQESAKPVTLFNVTPQVVSVLELLRIHRLLEVKAKD, encoded by the coding sequence ATGTTCTCCGCCGAGCAGACTGACACTTCGATTGAAATCACCTTAGCTGTCGAGTCGCTCGATGCCTCCAATGCCCCGGAATTTAAGAGCAAGCTCGATCCTCTCGGTCTCGAGGGGATGGAGCAAGTGAAGGTCGACTGTGGCTGCTTGGATTTTGTGGACAGCTCCGGAGTGGGGGCGCTTTTGAACGTCAACAATCGGCTTCAGGAGAGCGCCAAGCCGGTCACCCTTTTCAACGTGACCCCGCAGGTGGTGAGCGTGCTGGAGTTGCTGCGTATCCATCGTTTGCTCGAGGTGAAAGCCAAAGACTGA
- a CDS encoding glycosyltransferase family 4 protein yields the protein MKDSLLIVLPYVPFPLRRGTYQRVYHLAERLGAHFAVDLFCLSHEPEDQRFRERFEAFSRRLHFSPFEHLAWPSFWKERLWKKTPTTVRHWWSESVRADLARFIEGQQYDRVLFVDLVLWPYLAACFPDHPALIVDRSRVDWLFQTEELRTLADTAWGRFMRKENLFKIARLEREVAEKLALMVVCGGDDKSFLESKLGPQDKIHVLPNGANASFFSAEDWPSQPTAHPSALFCGALDYTPNTDGLRWYFSEIHERILAEAPAYQVTLVGKNPTPEVQGWAERPSVDFQGEVPDVRPFYQQAWLQIVPLRIGGGTRLKIAEGLCLANPVVSTSLGAQGIDLVPGADLLLGDTPEEFAAACLRYLGDETLRKQHGQAGRAAILKSYTWESLGDSLAERLRALPTHAAQP from the coding sequence ATGAAGGATTCCCTGCTCATCGTTCTGCCCTATGTGCCCTTTCCTCTTCGGCGTGGGACCTACCAGCGGGTCTATCATTTGGCGGAGCGGCTCGGGGCGCATTTTGCGGTCGATCTCTTTTGTCTCTCGCACGAGCCGGAAGACCAGCGTTTCCGGGAGCGCTTCGAGGCCTTCAGCCGTCGCCTCCATTTTTCGCCCTTCGAGCACCTTGCCTGGCCCAGCTTTTGGAAGGAGCGGCTTTGGAAGAAGACGCCCACCACGGTGCGGCATTGGTGGTCGGAGTCGGTTCGGGCTGACCTGGCTCGTTTCATAGAAGGGCAGCAGTATGACCGCGTTCTCTTCGTGGACTTGGTTCTTTGGCCTTACCTGGCGGCTTGTTTTCCTGATCACCCGGCTCTCATCGTGGATCGAAGTCGGGTCGACTGGTTGTTCCAGACCGAAGAACTGCGGACGCTGGCGGACACGGCTTGGGGACGATTCATGCGAAAGGAAAATCTTTTCAAGATCGCGCGCTTGGAACGGGAAGTGGCTGAGAAACTGGCCCTCATGGTGGTCTGCGGAGGCGACGATAAGAGCTTTCTGGAGAGCAAACTGGGGCCGCAGGACAAGATCCATGTGCTCCCCAACGGGGCGAATGCTTCCTTTTTCTCGGCCGAGGACTGGCCCTCCCAGCCCACGGCCCATCCTTCCGCCCTTTTTTGTGGGGCGCTCGACTACACCCCCAACACCGACGGCTTGCGGTGGTATTTTTCAGAGATTCATGAGCGGATTCTGGCAGAGGCTCCGGCCTATCAGGTGACCCTGGTGGGAAAAAATCCTACGCCGGAGGTCCAAGGCTGGGCGGAGCGGCCAAGCGTGGATTTCCAGGGAGAGGTGCCGGATGTGCGCCCTTTTTACCAACAGGCTTGGCTGCAAATCGTGCCGCTCCGGATCGGTGGTGGCACGCGATTGAAGATTGCCGAGGGCCTCTGTTTGGCCAATCCGGTGGTCTCGACTTCCTTGGGAGCGCAGGGGATCGATCTCGTGCCGGGGGCGGATCTTCTCTTGGGTGACACGCCCGAGGAATTCGCGGCCGCTTGCCTGCGCTACCTGGGGGACGAGACGCTCCGCAAACAACACGGGCAAGCGGGGCGAGCCGCCATTTTGAAATCCTACACTTGGGAGTCTTTGGGCGATTCGCTGGCCGAGCGCTTGCGGGCTCTTCCCACCCACGCCGCCCAGCCATGA
- a CDS encoding WecB/TagA/CpsF family glycosyltransferase, producing the protein MKEATERNAWSLGEPPVSVILGLPFHDVTFEEAIEECRRLLADSSRTSYLVTANLDFAAQAYEDIDLRKILFYADRVVCDGMPMVWLSRLLGRPLRERVAGSDMVPRLLALCAQEEFPVYFFGSDETTLKECKGLLEQKYEGLQVVGCEAPPMGAVVEWDNDAIARRIRESGARLLLLALGCPKQERWIYAHHQEAGAALSIGIGASLDFITGKQRRAPLWMQKSGTEWIWRMSTDPRRLVARYAKDLVFLVRASLRQLWSLRKRPLRPSLPESGIEELPEEVILLRWVGEIDRGHLERAELPVTLAQPVLCDLSQVTFMDSSGLGCLAQLARNCRNEGQSLALLQPSEVVTRTLVGMKMDSLFEVVASQEEAEALFEDHRMRPTGTNLNASKGRVTVTFGYSLELSTFDDMVETLRRALAENPDLKELVVDLSGVEFIDSRAVGGLIRVNREVVAAGGKLFLSHPRPSVKETLHLLRLEGILPQLPEEKGEAS; encoded by the coding sequence ATGAAGGAAGCCACGGAGAGAAATGCTTGGTCGCTGGGCGAGCCACCGGTCTCGGTCATTCTCGGCCTGCCGTTTCACGATGTGACTTTCGAGGAGGCCATCGAGGAGTGCCGACGCCTGTTGGCCGATTCATCCCGAACTTCTTATCTGGTGACGGCCAATCTCGACTTCGCGGCCCAGGCTTATGAGGACATCGATCTGCGCAAGATCCTCTTTTACGCCGATCGGGTGGTCTGCGACGGCATGCCGATGGTCTGGCTCTCCCGGCTTTTGGGCCGTCCTCTGCGGGAGCGGGTGGCGGGTTCGGATATGGTGCCGCGCCTGCTGGCCTTGTGCGCCCAGGAGGAGTTTCCCGTCTACTTTTTCGGAAGCGATGAGACGACCTTGAAGGAGTGCAAGGGGCTGCTCGAGCAGAAGTATGAGGGCCTGCAAGTGGTGGGGTGCGAGGCCCCTCCGATGGGGGCTGTGGTGGAGTGGGACAACGACGCCATCGCCAGACGGATTCGAGAAAGCGGCGCCCGCTTGCTTCTCTTGGCGCTGGGCTGCCCGAAGCAGGAGCGGTGGATTTATGCCCATCACCAAGAGGCCGGGGCGGCGCTCAGCATTGGAATCGGAGCCAGCCTCGATTTCATCACGGGCAAGCAAAGGCGCGCGCCGCTCTGGATGCAGAAGAGCGGCACGGAGTGGATCTGGCGCATGAGCACCGATCCGCGGCGATTGGTGGCCCGCTACGCCAAGGACTTGGTTTTTCTGGTGCGCGCTTCGCTGCGGCAACTTTGGTCGCTCCGGAAGCGCCCGCTGAGACCGAGTTTGCCCGAATCGGGGATCGAAGAGTTGCCCGAAGAGGTCATTCTCCTGCGGTGGGTGGGAGAAATTGATCGCGGGCACCTCGAGCGGGCGGAGCTGCCTGTGACCTTGGCGCAGCCGGTGCTGTGCGATCTCTCGCAAGTGACGTTCATGGACAGTTCGGGCTTGGGCTGCTTGGCGCAGTTGGCTCGCAACTGCCGGAATGAGGGGCAATCGCTGGCCCTTCTCCAACCTTCGGAAGTGGTCACTCGGACCTTGGTGGGCATGAAGATGGACAGTCTCTTTGAGGTGGTGGCCAGCCAGGAGGAGGCGGAGGCGCTTTTTGAGGACCATCGCATGCGGCCAACCGGCACCAATCTCAACGCCAGCAAGGGCCGGGTGACGGTGACCTTCGGTTACTCGCTCGAACTCTCGACCTTCGACGACATGGTGGAGACTCTCAGGCGGGCCCTGGCGGAGAATCCCGATTTGAAGGAATTGGTGGTGGATCTCTCGGGCGTGGAGTTCATCGATAGCCGGGCGGTGGGCGGGCTCATTCGAGTCAACCGGGAGGTGGTGGCAGCGGGCGGAAAACTCTTTTTGAGCCATCCCCGGCCTTCGGTGAAAGAGACCCTGCATCTCTTGCGCCTGGAGGGCATTCTTCCCCAGCTGCCCGAGGAGAAGGGAGAGGCCTCATGA
- a CDS encoding glycosyltransferase family 1 protein, whose product MKVLLSAGMIQGGRSGVGRYVIQLARALQELEGAPELFLAGLAEDREHFPEVEDGHWVTIPSRFARGPFNLLWHQVFLAKELRARGIEVVHIPSYRRMLWRCPVPQVATIHDCAPFVMAGKYDVFRNFFGQQVVPRIARRVQRVIAVSETTARDITRYLGVPAERLEVVPNGIDHTAFRPQAAEEVARFRERKKLSQPFFLYVARLEHPAKNHLRLIEAFERFREETSADWQLVLPGAPWHGSERIEAAVQDSPHSAVIRLEGFVENEDLPLWYAAAGALVFPSLMEGFGLPLLEAMACECLVACADATSLPEVAGPASLLFEGTSVESLTQALQELSEMRAEERERRRGEGLAWAAQFTWKRHAEGAKRLYGQVKED is encoded by the coding sequence ATGAAGGTGCTTCTCTCGGCCGGCATGATCCAGGGGGGGCGTTCGGGGGTGGGGCGCTACGTCATTCAACTGGCCCGTGCGCTTCAGGAGCTGGAGGGGGCCCCGGAGCTTTTTTTGGCGGGTTTGGCCGAGGACCGGGAACATTTTCCGGAGGTAGAGGACGGCCATTGGGTCACCATTCCTTCGCGGTTCGCGCGGGGCCCTTTCAATCTTCTTTGGCACCAGGTGTTTTTGGCCAAGGAGCTGCGGGCCCGGGGTATCGAGGTGGTCCACATTCCGAGTTACCGGCGGATGCTGTGGCGTTGTCCGGTGCCGCAGGTGGCCACCATTCACGACTGCGCGCCCTTTGTGATGGCGGGCAAGTATGATGTCTTTCGCAATTTTTTCGGGCAGCAGGTGGTGCCGCGGATCGCGCGTCGCGTCCAGCGAGTGATCGCCGTTAGCGAGACCACGGCCCGCGACATCACTCGCTACCTGGGCGTCCCCGCTGAGCGCTTGGAGGTGGTGCCCAATGGCATCGACCACACGGCCTTCCGACCGCAGGCGGCGGAGGAGGTGGCCCGCTTCCGAGAGCGGAAGAAGCTCAGCCAGCCCTTCTTTTTGTATGTGGCGCGACTGGAGCACCCAGCCAAAAATCATCTGCGCTTGATCGAGGCCTTCGAGAGGTTTCGCGAGGAGACGAGCGCCGATTGGCAACTGGTCCTCCCCGGGGCCCCTTGGCATGGGAGCGAACGCATTGAGGCGGCCGTCCAGGATTCCCCTCACTCCGCAGTCATTCGCTTGGAAGGCTTTGTCGAGAATGAGGACTTGCCCCTTTGGTATGCGGCGGCCGGGGCCTTGGTTTTTCCCTCGCTCATGGAGGGGTTTGGGCTGCCCTTGCTGGAGGCCATGGCCTGCGAGTGCCTGGTGGCCTGCGCCGATGCCACCAGTCTGCCGGAAGTGGCCGGGCCCGCTTCGCTGCTTTTTGAAGGGACCTCGGTCGAGAGCCTGACCCAGGCTTTGCAGGAGTTGAGCGAAATGAGGGCCGAGGAACGGGAGCGGCGACGGGGCGAGGGTCTCGCTTG